One stretch of Gammaproteobacteria bacterium DNA includes these proteins:
- a CDS encoding nuclear transport factor 2 family protein has translation MSAMSVEAEAGGRSAIRDLKARYCVLFDNRRFAEWAELFTGDAVIDMRDDMLEGGLLQGGGPIFAARIPELLGTPRTFHRVHEPVISFESSTSAKGIWPMEDLVIWPSDHGDDRSGKQLHGYGWYYEDYVQLDGHWRIRSLKLVRQHLDLTPA, from the coding sequence ATGAGCGCGATGTCAGTGGAAGCCGAAGCTGGCGGCCGCAGCGCCATCCGCGATCTCAAAGCACGCTATTGCGTACTTTTTGACAATCGGCGATTCGCTGAGTGGGCTGAACTTTTCACTGGCGACGCGGTAATCGACATGCGCGACGACATGCTTGAAGGAGGCCTGCTGCAAGGAGGTGGCCCCATTTTCGCCGCCAGAATTCCAGAGCTCCTCGGCACGCCACGCACATTTCACCGAGTACACGAACCCGTTATCAGCTTCGAGTCGTCAACGTCTGCCAAGGGCATCTGGCCGATGGAAGATCTGGTTATCTGGCCTTCGGATCATGGCGACGATAGAAGCGGCAAGCAACTGCATGGCTACGGCTGGTATTACGAAGACTATGTTCAGCTGGACGGGCATTGGCGCATCCGGAGCCTCAAGCTGGTCCGCCAGCATCTTGACTTGACGCCGGCCTAG
- a CDS encoding cytochrome P450, which translates to MNSEGVASATVPAAIPDHVPHGLVEVDFPLVMGRYTDTNPWHKIVPSACEGPDATYALGIVPGGRGGAWLFRRNEDLRHIFFDLEHFSSKGYSNVAGFIGESWNQVPTEIDPPEHGKYRVALNPLFSPVKMKSLEESLRFRARSLIERIKHKGGCELMSDFAYPFPVAVVLDMMGLPQERIWEFQKWAQGVLHSGDFSVMRDSVRSSVDYLRAVIAQRRQEPGDDVVSAVMTSQVDGRRWSDDELLGYAFNLFIGGLDTVTANIGNHIRYLAENPQHQQFLREQPERIPEALEEFMRAFAAVTTFRTCIKQTSVAGVDIRPGDRVAMCTTVASRDRQSFDHPHDVRLDRKPSHTSFGLGPHLCLGIHLARREMRIAYEELLAALPPFSINPGEPIRSQMGGIIQPFRLPLTWTTA; encoded by the coding sequence ATGAACAGTGAAGGCGTCGCAAGCGCGACCGTTCCTGCGGCGATTCCCGATCATGTGCCGCACGGACTGGTGGAAGTGGATTTTCCGCTGGTGATGGGCCGCTACACCGATACCAATCCTTGGCACAAAATTGTTCCTTCGGCGTGCGAAGGGCCTGATGCCACTTATGCCCTCGGCATCGTGCCAGGCGGACGCGGCGGTGCCTGGCTGTTCCGCCGCAACGAGGATTTGCGCCACATCTTCTTCGACTTGGAACACTTCTCCAGCAAGGGCTACAGCAATGTCGCCGGCTTCATCGGCGAAAGCTGGAACCAAGTACCAACCGAAATCGATCCGCCCGAACATGGCAAATACCGCGTCGCCCTGAACCCCTTGTTCTCGCCGGTGAAGATGAAGAGCCTGGAAGAGAGCCTGCGCTTCAGGGCACGCAGCCTGATTGAACGCATCAAGCACAAGGGCGGCTGCGAACTGATGAGCGATTTCGCCTATCCGTTTCCAGTAGCCGTGGTGCTCGACATGATGGGGCTGCCCCAGGAACGCATATGGGAATTCCAGAAGTGGGCGCAAGGCGTGCTTCACTCCGGCGATTTTTCAGTCATGCGCGACAGCGTGCGCTCATCCGTCGACTATCTCCGTGCGGTGATCGCACAACGCCGGCAGGAGCCCGGCGACGACGTTGTCAGCGCCGTTATGACATCGCAGGTCGACGGCCGCCGTTGGAGCGACGACGAGCTGCTCGGCTACGCCTTCAACCTGTTCATCGGCGGCCTGGATACGGTGACCGCCAACATCGGCAATCACATCCGCTACCTGGCCGAGAACCCGCAGCATCAACAGTTCCTGCGCGAACAGCCGGAACGTATTCCGGAAGCCTTGGAAGAATTCATGCGCGCCTTCGCCGCCGTTACCACCTTTCGCACCTGCATCAAGCAGACGAGCGTTGCCGGCGTTGACATCAGACCCGGCGACCGCGTGGCCATGTGCACCACGGTGGCATCACGCGACCGGCAATCGTTCGACCACCCGCATGACGTGCGGTTGGACCGCAAACCCTCACACACCTCGTTCGGCCTAGGCCCTCACCTCTGTCTCGGCATTCACCTCGCACGCCGGGAAATGCGTATCGCCTATGAAGAACTGCTGGCGGCTCTGCCGCCATTTTCGATCAATCCGGGCGAGCCGATCAGGAGCCAGATGGGCGGCATCATCCAGCCCTTTCGCCTGCCACTGACCTGGACCACGGCTTGA
- a CDS encoding TonB-dependent receptor, with amino-acid sequence MASRHFRQASKTCGASLTALGVMLGANSMAFAQMEATALAEADAPATAPMPEEVANNQVSPQSGGIEEVVVTARRRKESAQITPVSLTALSGEDLFRAGIKEIRDLTASVPGVNFTGAGASINTVFSIRGMSRGVVGSGQPAVVTYVNEVPLSTWGGSVPTYDLESAQVLKGPQGTLFGRNTTAGAVLITTHKPTYTLEGYLLSTVGSYDWNQQELALNVPLIDNKLAVRIAGQIARRDGYTENMSFEGKDFDDIHRDNIRVSLLFEPVEGLSNLTIYEANKIDEVGTGIIFGRHTPGGLVDSIPYYNGSIRFTTIGDPNSAVPCDGDTRCDINAIAARQEQAGPRKGWTSLEDKQTQGRLLSLSNTTSFDLGPVTFKNIFGYRKVFAHLTNDIDGTELAMIDSDFFIDIKQTTDEFQIAGSALDDSLTYIAGLFYLEGKPTGPQPFLSQLFSATGTPIRSADAAPFAGAYGSSPYFYDKSKAVFGQVSYKLSGISESLAAFTVDLGVRLTRDESQGCFVPNQFLGDPAVGPEDCESTEGSSSLSSKSKKTTYTLGLNYRASDKLLLYGVTRTGYRAGGLNYPAFGGTLLPFQSYGPEEIQDFELGLKSDWVVGDVSGRFNLAAYRGNYKGLQANLATSGAGDPDGDGDISTNPTTFYVNAGDATVQGVEVDFTLLPARGLQLNLGAAWIDKTVDKITVDLPDTLPPGNATKEGVSSFAFLGSPDYSYTASVKYALPLSSDIGEVSLNARYFRISDISYGTVLSPAWDKIDLRADWFGVLLTNFDFSIFVTNVTNTDAIVGGANVSVGIGANAGFYNEPRIVAAQLRYSFGG; translated from the coding sequence ATGGCATCACGGCATTTTAGGCAGGCTTCCAAGACCTGCGGTGCTTCGCTTACGGCTCTCGGCGTGATGCTGGGCGCCAACAGCATGGCCTTCGCGCAAATGGAAGCGACAGCGCTCGCAGAGGCTGACGCTCCGGCAACAGCTCCCATGCCGGAGGAAGTTGCCAACAACCAAGTGTCACCACAATCAGGCGGTATCGAAGAAGTCGTCGTAACGGCTCGACGTCGCAAGGAAAGCGCACAGATCACGCCGGTGTCACTCACGGCACTGTCGGGAGAAGATTTGTTTCGTGCAGGCATCAAGGAAATCCGCGACCTGACCGCGTCCGTGCCGGGGGTGAATTTTACGGGCGCCGGCGCCTCGATCAACACGGTCTTCAGTATCCGCGGGATGTCGCGCGGCGTTGTCGGCAGCGGCCAACCAGCCGTGGTCACATACGTCAACGAAGTACCTCTGTCGACCTGGGGCGGTAGCGTCCCGACCTACGACCTTGAATCCGCGCAGGTGCTCAAAGGACCACAGGGCACGCTGTTCGGGCGCAATACAACGGCCGGCGCCGTACTCATCACCACGCACAAGCCGACCTACACACTTGAGGGCTACCTGCTGAGCACGGTCGGCAGCTACGACTGGAATCAACAGGAGCTGGCGCTCAATGTGCCGTTGATCGACAACAAGCTTGCGGTACGTATAGCAGGCCAGATCGCACGACGCGACGGCTACACCGAAAACATGTCGTTCGAGGGCAAGGATTTCGACGACATCCATCGCGACAACATACGCGTCTCGCTGTTGTTCGAACCGGTAGAAGGATTGAGCAACCTGACGATCTACGAAGCCAACAAGATCGACGAGGTGGGAACCGGCATCATCTTCGGCCGGCATACGCCAGGCGGACTTGTCGACTCCATCCCCTACTACAACGGCTCGATCCGCTTTACCACGATCGGCGACCCGAATAGTGCGGTGCCTTGCGACGGCGATACGCGCTGCGACATCAACGCCATCGCGGCCCGGCAGGAACAGGCCGGCCCGCGCAAGGGCTGGACTAGTCTCGAAGACAAGCAGACGCAGGGGCGGCTGCTGTCACTGAGCAACACGACCAGCTTCGATTTGGGCCCCGTCACCTTCAAGAATATCTTTGGTTACCGCAAGGTCTTTGCGCATCTGACCAACGACATCGACGGCACCGAGCTGGCGATGATCGACTCGGATTTCTTCATTGATATCAAGCAGACGACGGATGAATTCCAGATCGCAGGTTCGGCCCTCGACGATTCGCTCACCTACATTGCTGGTCTGTTCTACCTGGAGGGTAAGCCCACCGGGCCACAGCCGTTTCTGAGCCAGTTGTTCAGCGCCACCGGAACGCCCATACGCAGCGCAGACGCCGCGCCATTCGCGGGTGCTTATGGCAGCTCGCCGTATTTCTACGACAAGTCCAAGGCGGTGTTCGGCCAAGTGTCGTACAAGCTTTCCGGCATCTCCGAAAGTCTGGCTGCGTTTACGGTCGATCTGGGCGTAAGGCTCACGCGGGACGAATCTCAGGGCTGCTTTGTGCCCAACCAATTCCTTGGCGATCCGGCCGTGGGGCCTGAAGACTGTGAATCGACCGAGGGCAGCAGCAGTCTGAGCTCGAAGTCCAAGAAGACGACTTATACCCTCGGCCTCAACTACAGGGCCAGCGACAAGTTGCTGCTGTATGGCGTTACGCGCACCGGCTACCGTGCAGGCGGGCTCAACTATCCGGCCTTCGGCGGAACCCTGCTGCCGTTCCAGTCCTACGGTCCTGAGGAGATTCAGGATTTCGAACTTGGTCTGAAAAGCGACTGGGTAGTCGGCGACGTCAGCGGACGGTTCAATCTCGCGGCCTATCGGGGCAACTACAAGGGCCTTCAAGCGAATCTGGCCACCAGCGGTGCGGGCGATCCTGATGGTGACGGCGATATCTCGACGAATCCCACCACGTTTTACGTTAACGCGGGCGATGCGACGGTGCAGGGCGTCGAGGTCGATTTCACCCTGCTGCCGGCTCGCGGTCTACAGCTCAATTTGGGTGCGGCTTGGATCGACAAAACAGTGGACAAGATCACCGTCGACCTGCCTGACACGTTACCGCCCGGCAATGCCACCAAGGAAGGCGTATCGAGCTTCGCTTTCCTGGGATCGCCGGACTACAGCTACACCGCATCAGTGAAGTACGCATTGCCACTGAGCAGCGATATCGGCGAAGTGTCGCTGAACGCGCGCTACTTCAGGATCAGCGATATCTCGTATGGCACGGTGCTGTCGCCAGCCTGGGACAAGATTGACTTGCGGGCGGACTGGTTCGGCGTGCTGCTGACCAATTTCGACTTCTCCATATTCGTGACCAACGTGACGAACACGGATGCGATCGTCGGCGGCGCCAACGTGAGTGTCGGGATCGGCGCGAACGCCGGCTTCTACAACGAACCGCGCATCGTCGCTGCGCAGCTGCGTTACAGCTTTGGCGGCTGA
- a CDS encoding MFS transporter — protein sequence MLLLTLVYASHTVDRGIIAIIQEPLRAEFGLSDQQLGMVSGLAWGLSFAIAGLPLGLLVDRLNRRNLLASLLATWSAFTALCGLALSFPLLLVARAGMGAAESGASPTALSLIADLFPPQRRAMALGALQLGSGLGVAFIFFVGGWVTTVYGWRTTFFAASALGFVLVPLLMLQLRDPCSHREAASASALSSIRALGFVVRKPAFFHMVAGFVVSSMVVSGVVQWAASFFIRVHGMSLTQAAPLTGLGAGLLVALGALSGGALGGLYSRGHFHRSARWCALVAVLSVPPILGMALASSTGVASACFLLWAFVAPAFIAPANSGFLEATPSEVRGMAIAGIQLLANFVGVGVGSFIVGLLSDAFAGPASLRPALAIAGLGGFWSAAHFLLAARARTSR from the coding sequence TTGCTGCTGCTGACGCTGGTCTATGCCAGCCACACGGTGGATCGCGGCATCATCGCAATCATCCAGGAGCCGCTGCGCGCTGAATTCGGGCTCAGTGACCAGCAACTGGGCATGGTGTCCGGCCTCGCTTGGGGTCTGAGCTTTGCCATCGCGGGATTGCCGCTCGGTCTTCTGGTGGACCGCTTGAACCGCCGCAACCTGCTAGCTTCGCTATTGGCAACCTGGAGTGCGTTCACCGCGCTGTGCGGCCTGGCTTTAAGCTTTCCCCTGTTGCTGGTTGCACGGGCCGGCATGGGCGCCGCCGAATCCGGCGCCTCGCCAACAGCACTCTCGCTGATTGCCGACCTGTTTCCGCCCCAACGCCGCGCCATGGCACTCGGTGCGCTGCAACTCGGCAGCGGGCTCGGGGTTGCCTTCATATTTTTTGTCGGCGGATGGGTCACCACAGTCTACGGTTGGCGTACCACCTTCTTCGCTGCCAGCGCGCTGGGCTTCGTGCTGGTCCCTTTGTTGATGCTGCAGCTGCGCGATCCATGCAGTCACCGGGAAGCCGCATCGGCTTCAGCGCTGTCATCGATCCGGGCGCTGGGCTTCGTGGTCAGGAAGCCCGCATTCTTCCATATGGTCGCCGGCTTCGTGGTGAGCTCGATGGTCGTTAGTGGTGTCGTGCAGTGGGCCGCTTCATTCTTCATCCGGGTACACGGCATGAGCCTGACCCAGGCGGCACCTCTGACCGGTCTCGGTGCGGGCCTGCTGGTGGCCTTGGGAGCGCTTTCCGGCGGCGCCTTGGGCGGCCTCTACAGTCGCGGCCACTTCCATCGTTCGGCCCGGTGGTGTGCACTGGTGGCGGTGCTGTCGGTGCCACCCATTCTGGGCATGGCGCTGGCCTCCAGTACGGGAGTTGCTTCGGCCTGCTTCCTGCTCTGGGCTTTCGTCGCCCCAGCGTTCATCGCTCCGGCCAACAGCGGCTTCCTAGAAGCCACACCCTCGGAAGTACGCGGTATGGCCATCGCCGGCATCCAACTACTGGCCAACTTCGTTGGCGTGGGCGTAGGTTCATTCATCGTCGGCCTGCTCAGTGATGCCTTCGCTGGACCGGCTTCGCTGCGCCCCGCCCTTGCCATCGCGGGTCTCGGCGGATTCTGGAGCGCCGCGCATTTTCTTCTTGCCGCTCGTGCCCGCACATCGCGTTGA
- a CDS encoding nuclear transport factor 2 family protein, whose amino-acid sequence MPMSLQQLSDRQEIQDLLVNYCYAVDRGEWSALDQVFTADATIDYSEFVGFRGNLAQTKAFLSQGLKQFSACQHAISTSQISIEGDHAHGRTLCQNPMVLRIDGKEHVMFMGLWYRDVFVRTAEGWRIQERYEERCYQHNLPASFSASAE is encoded by the coding sequence ATGCCAATGAGCCTGCAGCAACTGTCGGATCGCCAGGAGATACAGGACCTGCTGGTCAACTACTGCTATGCCGTGGATCGCGGCGAGTGGTCGGCGCTAGACCAAGTGTTCACCGCCGACGCGACTATCGACTACAGCGAATTCGTCGGCTTTCGTGGCAATCTTGCGCAGACCAAGGCGTTCCTTTCGCAGGGCCTCAAGCAGTTTAGCGCCTGCCAACATGCGATCTCGACCAGCCAGATCAGCATCGAAGGCGACCATGCGCATGGCCGTACACTGTGCCAAAATCCGATGGTGCTACGCATCGACGGCAAAGAGCATGTGATGTTCATGGGGCTGTGGTACCGCGATGTCTTCGTGCGAACCGCCGAAGGGTGGCGCATACAGGAGCGCTATGAAGAGCGCTGCTATCAGCACAACTTGCCGGCTAGCTTCTCCGCTTCGGCCGAATAG
- a CDS encoding NAD-binding protein encodes MHHIDDKELEMQTAGVIGLGVIGSRVAQCLQREGRLAAVYDLRSEAAAQAGVAAFSVTSPAELARRCNVVLVAVVNSAQAREVLLGEQGLLSQAHAELTVVLLSTVSLDDLEQLRGLVAAAGVDLVDCGVTGGSAVASKGLACLVGANDSSFTAVLPVLRSFSDTVLHMGGAGTGMAAKIVRNVIVYTTWCASCEAAALGRAAGVDLAMLDAAIEASQASLGSPLVWMANGPATDAEVTARETVAALLNKDLDAALALADRVDVSLQITQLTRRNARAVLGLEPLEHRNGA; translated from the coding sequence ATGCATCACATAGACGACAAGGAGCTTGAGATGCAGACGGCTGGAGTAATCGGTTTGGGCGTGATCGGCAGCAGGGTCGCCCAATGCCTGCAGCGGGAAGGCCGCTTAGCTGCGGTCTACGACCTGCGCAGCGAGGCGGCCGCACAAGCGGGCGTTGCGGCGTTCAGCGTCACCTCGCCAGCAGAGCTGGCTCGACGCTGCAACGTTGTGCTCGTCGCAGTGGTGAATTCCGCGCAGGCACGCGAGGTGCTATTGGGAGAGCAAGGGCTGCTGTCGCAAGCGCATGCCGAGCTCACGGTGGTACTGCTGTCCACGGTGTCGCTCGATGATCTCGAACAGCTGCGAGGCCTAGTGGCGGCAGCTGGAGTCGACCTCGTGGATTGCGGTGTCACCGGTGGCTCCGCCGTTGCTAGTAAAGGCTTGGCCTGCCTGGTAGGCGCCAACGACTCCAGCTTTACCGCTGTCCTGCCCGTACTGCGGAGTTTTTCCGACACGGTGCTGCATATGGGGGGCGCCGGTACAGGAATGGCCGCCAAGATCGTCCGCAACGTCATCGTCTACACCACCTGGTGCGCCAGCTGCGAGGCTGCAGCGCTCGGCCGAGCCGCCGGCGTGGACTTGGCGATGCTAGACGCGGCGATCGAGGCGAGCCAGGCGTCGCTCGGCAGTCCACTAGTGTGGATGGCGAACGGCCCGGCAACCGACGCCGAAGTGACAGCGCGCGAAACCGTCGCCGCTCTGCTGAACAAGGATCTTGATGCCGCGCTCGCCCTAGCCGACCGCGTTGATGTTTCGCTGCAGATCACTCAATTGACGCGACGCAACGCACGCGCGGTGCTCGGCCTGGAACCTCTGGAGCACCGCAATGGCGCCTGA
- a CDS encoding cytochrome P450 codes for MAVIPDHVPSALVHECPLFSRRVVVENPYETMIPAIHRGPAIFYAPGSLPGGRGGWVVRRASDLLALYSDTDNFHKNGNTRFAKMLGEHWDVIPTELDPPRHTAFRSALNPIFSAARMATLDARVRQRARELIGRFRHRGHCDFISEFAVPFPISIFLDLLGLPQENMPIYLKWVEVLLHGSDEQQRISGVRVVKNLLMDAIEQRRTDPGDDLISQALGLEVDGRKWTDDEVLGYCFNLYIGGLDTVTTNMGLHFRHLAESPEQQASLREHTSLQSPAIEELLRAYAAVTTQRIVSRPIDFGGVRFMPGDFIAMSTPLAGRDPEEYDHPQSVDFNRQPRHLSFGRGRHHCLGQHLARRELQIAFQEFLSQIPSFRVASGAEVPFFVGSIVHVKRLPLEWH; via the coding sequence ATGGCGGTGATTCCAGACCATGTTCCCTCTGCGCTGGTGCACGAGTGCCCGCTGTTCTCGCGGCGCGTCGTGGTGGAGAATCCTTACGAAACGATGATCCCGGCGATACACCGCGGCCCCGCAATCTTCTATGCGCCCGGTAGTCTGCCGGGTGGTCGCGGCGGTTGGGTGGTCCGGCGCGCGTCAGATCTGCTGGCACTGTATTCGGATACCGACAACTTCCACAAGAACGGCAACACCCGCTTCGCCAAGATGCTTGGCGAGCACTGGGACGTGATTCCGACCGAACTCGATCCGCCACGCCACACCGCTTTTCGCTCGGCACTCAACCCGATCTTCTCGGCGGCGCGCATGGCGACACTCGACGCTCGAGTGCGTCAGCGCGCACGCGAACTCATTGGTCGCTTTCGGCATCGCGGCCACTGCGATTTCATCAGCGAGTTTGCCGTTCCGTTCCCCATCTCCATCTTTCTCGACCTGCTCGGCCTGCCACAGGAAAACATGCCGATCTATCTGAAGTGGGTGGAGGTGCTCCTGCACGGCAGTGACGAACAGCAGCGCATATCCGGCGTGCGCGTGGTCAAGAACCTTCTGATGGATGCGATCGAACAACGGCGCACCGATCCCGGGGACGATCTCATCAGCCAGGCCTTGGGCCTGGAGGTGGATGGCCGCAAGTGGACTGACGACGAGGTGCTGGGCTACTGCTTCAACCTCTACATCGGAGGACTGGACACGGTCACCACCAACATGGGGCTGCACTTCCGCCATCTCGCCGAATCACCAGAGCAGCAGGCTTCGCTGCGTGAGCACACGTCGCTGCAGAGCCCGGCCATCGAAGAGCTGTTGCGCGCCTACGCCGCAGTGACGACGCAGCGCATCGTCTCCCGGCCGATCGATTTCGGCGGCGTGCGCTTCATGCCAGGCGACTTCATCGCCATGTCGACGCCGCTGGCTGGCCGCGACCCGGAGGAGTACGACCATCCGCAGTCAGTCGATTTCAACCGGCAGCCGCGGCATCTCAGCTTTGGGCGCGGCCGCCACCATTGCCTAGGACAGCACCTTGCGCGGCGCGAATTGCAGATCGCCTTCCAAGAGTTTCTTTCACAGATTCCGTCGTTTCGAGTGGCGTCCGGTGCCGAGGTGCCGTTCTTCGTCGGCAGCATCGTCCACGTCAAGCGGCTCCCGCTGGAGTGGCATTGA